The following proteins are encoded in a genomic region of Pseudorca crassidens isolate mPseCra1 chromosome 1, mPseCra1.hap1, whole genome shotgun sequence:
- the ITPKA gene encoding inositol-trisphosphate 3-kinase A, with the protein MTLPGGPTGMARPGGAGPCSPGLERAPRRSVGELRLLFEARCAAVAAAAAAGEPRARGAKRRGGQIPNGLPRAPPAPVIPQLTVTAEEPDVTPASPGPPKPEGGWLPAAGSSHLQQPRRLSTSSLSSTGSSSLPEDSEDDLLSDSESRSRGNVQLETSEDVVQKSHWQKIRTMVNLPVMSPFKKRYSWVQLAGHTGSFKAGSSGMILKRSSEPERYCLARLMADALRGCVPAFHGVVERDGESYLQLQDLLDGFDGPCVLDCKMGVRTYLEEELTKARERPKLRKDMYKKMLAIDPAAPTEEEHAQRAVTKPRYMQWREGISSSTTLGFRIEGIKKADGSCSTDFKTTRSREQVIRVFQEFVQGDAEVLRRYLNRLQQIRDTLEVSEFFRKHEVIGSSLLFVHDHCHRAGVWLIDFGKTTPLPDGQTLDHRRPWEEGNREDGYLLGLDNLIGILASLAER; encoded by the exons ATGACCCTGCCCGGGGGCCCGACGGGCATGGCGCGACCGGGAGGCGCGGGGCCCTGCAGCCCCGGGCTGGAGCGGGCCCCGCGCCGGAGTGTCGGGGAGCTGCGCCTGCTTTTCGAGGCGCGCTGCGCCGCGgttgccgccgccgccgccgcagggGAGCCCCGGGCCCGCGGGGCCAAGCGGCGGGGGGGACAGATCCCCAACGGGCTTCCGCGGGCTCCCCCTGCCCCGGTGATCCCGCAGCTGACTGTGACGGCCGAGGAGCCGGACGTGACCCCGGCCAGCCCCGGGCCGCCCAAGCCGGAGGGTGGCTGGCTCCCGGCCGCGGGCTCGTCGCACCTGCAGCAGCCGCGCCGCCTCTCCACCTCGTCGCTCTCCTCCACTGGCTCCTCGTCGCTGCCCGAGGACTCGGAGGACGATCTTCTGAGCGACAGCGAGAGCCGGAGCCGCGGCAACGTGCAGCTGGAAACAAGCGAGGACGTGGTTCAG AAAAGCCACTGGCAGAAGATCCGGACCATGGTGAATCTGCCCGTCATGAGCCCTTTCAAGAAGCGCTACTCCTGGGTGCAGCTGGCAGGGCACACGG GGAGTTTCAAGGCGGGCAGCAGCGGGATGATTCTGAAGCGTAGCTCAGAGCCCGAGCGCTACTGCCTGGCACGGCTCATGGCGGACGCGCTGCGCGGCTGCGTGCCCGCCTTCCACGGTGTGGTGGAGCGCGACGGCGAGAGCTACCTGCAGTTGCAGGACCTGCTCGACGGCTTCGATGGGCCCTGCGTACTTGACTGCAAGATGGGCGTCAG GACTTACCTGGAAGAGGAGCTGACCAAAGCCCGCGAGCGGCCCAAGCTGCGGAAGGACATGTACAAGAAGATGCTGGCCATAGACCCTGCGGCACCCACCGAGGAGGAGCACGCGCAGCGCGCGGTCACTAAGCCGCGCTACATGCAGTGGCGAGAAGGCATCAGCTCCAGTACCACGCTCGGCTTCCGCATCGAGGGCATTAAG aaagcCGACGGCTCCTGCAGCACAGACTTCAAGACCACGCGAAGCCGGGAGCAGGTGATTCGCGTCTTCCAGGAGTTTGTGCAAGGGGATGCCGAAGTGCTG aggaGGTATCTGAACCGCCTGCAGCAGATCCGGGACACACTGGAGGTCTCTGAGTTCTTTAGGAAGCACGAG GTGATCGGCAGCTCGCTCCTCTTCGTGCATGATCACTGCCACCGCGCCGGCGTATGGCTCATCGACTTCGGCAAGACCACGCCCCTCCCCGACGGCCAGACCCTGGACCACCGGCGGCCCTGGGAGGAGGGCAACCGAGAGGACGGCTACTTGCTGGGGCTGGACAATCTCATTGGCATCCTGGCCAGCCTGGCTGAGAGATGA
- the LOC137218771 gene encoding LOW QUALITY PROTEIN: leukocyte tyrosine kinase receptor-like (The sequence of the model RefSeq protein was modified relative to this genomic sequence to represent the inferred CDS: inserted 3 bases in 2 codons; deleted 2 bases in 1 codon; substituted 1 base at 1 genomic stop codon) — translation MTYFPKVPPPNTLNLGIPFQSTGHSYKRQSGLKSQGLTLQVWLQWASPLSQLLLWLRAVGAILCSSLGSQAPFPPSSPLPRPVPSPWVLDITTPPSRFEPASPLIPPGPEGRWLFSTCRANSXRGPTQCGRDYTGSSVVVTXGAAGPLKGVQLWWALGAGQPLISAYGAAGGKGAKNHLSPAHGVFLSAVFPLGHGELPYILVGQQEEDACPKVSGATSSFCLGESPAAEEHAATEGIGGVPGSRSWAGVGADGGXATAVFRLRARELEPLLVAAGGGGRAYLRREDRGRTQATPEKLQNRSAAPGSASRGLSAGGGEGWTSRVPSPTAGRSPRKGAEGGQGCREAWATLGWASAGGFTGDGGGHPGGDASEADILWADGEDGVSFIHPNRELYLQPLPVMESHGEVEIRLYLNRGHCLLKICQWQAELQLARCMCPEGMELAADNITCMDPLILMVAVMLILTLRLPMVCGVQILGTEHPASMADFSTELMGFCGVPGADMADFKTSTPSRAVVDSSGVLRVEGQHLS, via the exons ATGACTTacttcccaaaggtcccacctccaaataccctCAATTTGGGGATTCcatttcaat CGACTGGACACTCCTATAAGCGGCAGTCTGGGCTGAAGTCGCAAGGTCTGACTCTGCAAGTCTGGCTGCAGTGGGCCAGTCCGCTCAGCCAGCTGCTGCTGTGGCTCAGAGCCGTGG GTGCCATTCTCTGCTCCAGCTTGGGGTCCCAGGCCCCTTTTCCCCCCTCCTCACCCTTGCCCCGGCCGGTTCCAAGCCCCTGGGTCCTGGACATCACC ACACCGCCTAGCCGCTTTGAGCCAGCCTCTCCCCTAATTCCCCCAG gcCCAGAGGGGCGTTGGCTGTTCTCCACCTGCAGGGCCAACAGCTGACGCGGGCCCACACAGTGTGGCCGGGACTACACCGGCAGCAGTGTGGTGGTGA GTGGGGCCGCTGGGCCTCTGAAAGGCGTGCAGTTGTGGTGGGCACTGGGCGCCGGCCAGCCTCT GATCTCAGCCTATGGAGCCGCGGGCGGCAAAGGTGCCAAGAACCACCTGTCACCGGCGCATGGAGTCTTCCTCTCCGCCGTTTTCCCCCTTGGTCACGGGGAGCTGCCTTACATCCTCGTAGGGCAGCAGGAAGAGGACGCCTGTCCGAAAGTAAGCGGAGCCA CCAGCTCGTTCTGTCTCGGAGAGTCTCCGGCCGCTGAGGAGCACGCGGCGACGGAGGGGATCGGAGGGGTTCCGGGGTCGCGGAGCTGGGCAGGAGTCGGAGCGGATGGGGG TGCAACCGCCGTCTTTCGG CTGCGCGCACGCGAGCTGGAGCCGCTGCTGGTGGCGGCCGGAGGGGGCGGTCGGGCGTACCTGAGGCGGGAGGACCGAGGCCGGACTCAGGCCACCCCCGAAAAACTGCAGAACCGCTCGGCGGCTCCGGGAAGCG CATCCCGCGGTCTCTCTGCAGGTGGAGGGGAAGGCTGGACGTCGCGGGTCCCCTCTCCAACGGCCGGCCGCTCACCGCGGAAGGGAGCGGAGGGTGGCCAGGGCTGCAGGGAGGCCTGGGCTACGCTTGGCTGGGCCTCAGCCGGCGGCTTCACTGGAGACGGCGGCGGCCACCCGG GGGGCGATGCCTCAGAGGCTGACATCCTCTGGGCTGATGGGGAAGATGGGGTATCCTTCATACACCCCAACAGAGAGCTCTACCTGCAGCCTCTGCCAG TCATGGAGAGCCATGGAGAGGTGGAGATTCGATTATACCTCAATCGTGGTCATTGCCTTTTGAAAATCTGCCAATGGCAGGCAGAGCTCCAGTTGGCCAGATGCATGTGCCCAGAGGGCATGGAGCTGGCTGCAGATAACATCACCTGCATGG ACCCTTTGATTCTGATGGTGGCTGTGATGTTGATCTTGACACTGAGACTCCCTATGGTGTGTGGGGTCCAGATTCTGGGTACGGAGCATCCAGCAAGCATGGCTGATTTCTCCACTGAACTGATGGGCTTCTGTGGGGTCCCAGGGGCAGACATGGCTGATTTCAAGACCTCTACTCCCAGCAGAGCTGTGGTGGACTCCTCTGGGGTTCTAAGAGTAGAAGGACAACATTTATCTTAA